One Glycine max cultivar Williams 82 chromosome 3, Glycine_max_v4.0, whole genome shotgun sequence DNA window includes the following coding sequences:
- the LOC100819084 gene encoding eukaryotic translation initiation factor 4G isoform X3, whose product MSFNQSKSEKNDAVYRKTGRSASFNQQRGGSYGRGGGGGGAAPSSSSLSFSRSFNKKSNNAQGGQSRVNPPGHSTESNSASTAQTINGSHVQPQLHGASDGPATKSSESPAAHRSAGILPKAPTSLQAPLISDPLPPSSPAKGDASKAFPFQFGSITPGFVNGMAIPARTSSAPPNLDEQKRDQALHDSYKSVPSVPIPPVPKQQQPPRKDAGVTEQSNAGDSWENHLGFKAKKDPHVSALTPASQMPKSSVPVTGISMSTPYHQSQAPLQFGGANPQIQSQGMSAASHQMPIPMPLPIGNATQVQQPVFVPGLQPHPMHPQGIRHQGQNMSFAPQMGHQLPHQLGSMGIGIGPPYPQQQGGKFAAPRKTTVKITHPETHEELRLDKRTDAYSDGGSSGARSHPNIPSKSPGKSFPASHPANYYSSSSYNTNSLYYPPSSLPLTSNPMSPNSQPPIFNFTVNHGPQGVNFMNSSSRGSPSINKASTPTEDASLTIKPSGTSAIVDSSLSNSSISDVQNTESPSSTASCDASSSVLQKGSETCLEIFLQQHKLSSDSVPVVSNNEGRRESLSRSNSLKDKKPGKKDQLSQHQVSVQSPTADNMPSHAVDHGISDTGVSKPVGTKTNHSAEITTEDLPTSNTIPSSTSTAEVKTNGSAEVSTFVSGAQTVDRVHNSNPDKIDELAEGKFGISDLQSADLPETTSMHVKDASENTGGESGTKDRPTIEPNKVKTTSKGKKKRREILQKADAAGSTSDLYNAYKGPEEMKEAVLSSESTESTTTLKQLPKDAAQSDALASEKCGHSKAELDDWEDAADMSTPKLEVHDKSQQAGDGSGSTAKKYSRDFLLKFAEQCMDLPEGFEVTTDIESLMSANIGSSHVFERDSHPSPGRIVDRPGGMSRMDRRGDVVMEDDRWSRVSGAFRSGRGLDGIGGNVGFRSGQGGNFGVLRNPRAQTPPQYVGGILSGPMQSVGNHGGRNNPDGERWQRSASFQQRGLIPSPTQTPLQMMHKAENKYEVGKATDVEEVKQRQLKAILNKLTPQNFDRLFEQVKAVNIDNAVTLTGVISQIFEKALMEPTFCEMYANFCFHLASELPDFSEDNEKITFKRLLLNKCQEEFERGEREEEEANKADEGEVKQSAEEREERRVKARRRMLGNIRLIGELYKKKMLTERIMHECIKKLLGQYQDPDEEDIEALCKLMSTIGEMIDHPKAKVHMDAYFERMKLLSNNMNLSSRVRFMLKDSIDLRKNKWQQRRKVEGPKKIEEVHRDAAQERQAQAGRPGRGLGNNQSARRNPMDFGPRGSMLSSPNSQMGGLRGLPTQVRGYGASQDARFEERQSYEARTLSVPLPQRPLGDDSINLVPQGGLGRGMSTRGSTAISNLPISDVLPVHGNSHRMNIGLNGHSNLSECTPYSSREDLVSRYGNVRSSGPSAYDQSSAPERNVNHDNRDWRSADRNLEPPAHLQGSMVSQNASSEKIWPEERLRDMSLSAIREYYSARDENELALCVKDLNSPSFHPSLVSLWVTDSFERKDAERDLLAKLLVNLVKSQHGTLNQVQLIKGFESALSTLEDAVNDAPRAAEFLGRIFAKAITENVVSLKEIGQLIHDGGEEPGSLLEVGLAADVLGSTLEVIQSEKGDAVLNEMRSDSNLRLETFRQPNAKTSRKLEKFI is encoded by the exons ATGTCCTTCAATCAATCAAAGTCGGAGAAGAACGACGCGGTTTATCGAAAAACCGGGCGATCCGCCAGCTTCAATCAGCAGAGAGGAGGCTCCTATGGCAGGggtggcggcggcggcgggGCCGCGCCGTCGAGCAGTTCACTCTCCTTTAGCCGGAG TTTTAACAAGAAGTCTAATAATGCACAAGGTGGGCAATCTAGGGTAAACCCCCCAGGGCATTCAACAGAGTCCAATAGTGCATCTACTGCCCAAACCATTAATGGTTCCCATGTACAGCCACAATTACATG GAGCATCAGATGGGCCAGCTACAAAGTCATCTGAATCACCAGCTGCTCATAGGAGTGCTGGAATTCTTCCAAAAGCTCCAACTTCTCTACAGGCCCCCTTGATTTCTGATCCACTCCCTCCCTCAAGCCCTGCTAAGG GAGATGCGTCTAAGGCATTCCCTTTTCAATTTGGATCCATTACTCCTGGCTTTGTTAATGGGATGGCT ATTCCTGCTCGTACAAGTTCAGCTCCTCCTAATTTAGATGAGCAGAAGCGTGATCAG GCTCTTCACGACTCTTACAAATCTGTGCCTTCAGTGCCAATTCCTCCTGTTCCAAAGCAGCAGCAACCACCTAGGAAAGATGCTGGCGTCACTGAGCAATCTAATGCAGGGGACAGTTGGGAGAATCATCTAGGGTTTAAGGCAAAAAAGGATCCTCATGTGTCAGCTTTGACCCCGGCAAGCCAGATGCCTAAGTCCTCTGTTCCTGTAACTGGGATTTCAATGTCAACTCCATATCACCAGTCACAGGCTCCTTTACAGTTTGGCGGTGCTAATCCACAGATTCAATCTCAGGGTATGTCAGCGGCATCCCACCAGATGCCTATACCGATGCCTTTACCAATTGGCAATGCTACACAGGTGCAACAGCCAGTTTTTGTTCCAGGTCTTCAACCTCATCCAATGCATCCTCAGGGGATCAGGCATCAAGGCCAAAACATGAGTTTTGCTCCTCAAATGGGTCATCAGTTGCCCCATCAATTAGGTAGCATGGGCATTGGTATCGGCCCTCCATATCCCCAGCAGCAAGGAGGAAAATTTGCTGCTCCTCGAAAAACTACTGTAAAGATAACTCATCCTGAGACACACGAAGAGCTGAGGCTTGATAAAAGGACAGATGCATATTCAGATGGTGGGTCATCTGGTGCTAGGTCACATCCTAACATACCTTCTAAGTCACCTGGTAAATCTTTTCCGGCTTCTCATCCTGCGAACTACTATTCTTCCAGCTCATACAATACCAATTCTCTCTATTATCCACCTAGTTCTCTTCCATTAACAAGTAACCCGATGTCTCCTAATTCTCAGCCaccaatatttaattttactgtGAATCATGGTCCGCAAGGCGTGAATTTCATGAATTCATCATCACGTGGTTCCCCATCTATTAATAAAGCTAGCACTCCAACAGAGGATGCATCTCTGACCATTAAGCCAAGTGGTACGTCTGCTATTGTGGACTCATCATTGTCCAATTCCAGTATTTCTGATGTTCAAAATACAGAATCCCCTAGTTCAACAGCATCTTGTGATGCTAGCTCCTCTGTGCTGCAAAAAGGGTCTGAAACTTGTTTGGAAATCTTTTTACAACAGCACAAGTTGTCTAGTGATTCTGTCCCAGTTGTGTCTAATAATGAAGGCAGGAGGGAATCTCTTAGTAGGTCCAACTCTTTGAAGGATAAGAAACCAGGGAAGAAAGATCAATTATCACAGCATCAG GTTTCTGTACAATCTCCCACAGCGGATAATATGCCTTCTCATGCTGTTGACCATGGTATATCTGATACTGGAGTTTCCAAACCTGTAGGAACTAAAACAAACCATTCTGCGGAAATTACCACTGAAGACCTTCCAACATCTAATACAATACCTAGTAGCACTTCTACTGCTGAAGTGAAAACCAATGGGTCTGCAGAAGTTTCTACTTTTGTATCTGGTGCACAAACTGTTGACAGAGTGCACAATAGTAATCCTGATAAGATAGATGAATTAGCTGAAG GAAAATTTGGCATATCAGATCTGCAGTCTGCTGATCTTCCAGAGACAACATCAATGCATGTCAAGGATGCCTCAGAGAATACTGGCGGTGAGTCAGGTACCAAGGATAGACCAACTATAGAACCAAATAAGGTGAAAACTACATctaaagggaagaagaaaagaagagagataCTTCAGAAAGCAGATGCTGCTGGGTCAACATCTGATCTTTATAATGCATACAAGGGACCTGAGGAAATGAAAGAAGCTGTCTTAAGTTCTGAGAGCACAGAAAGTACCACCACTTTGAAGCAGTTGCCAAAAGATGCTGCTCAGTCAGATGCTTTAGCAAGTGAAAAGTGTGGTCACAGTAAAGCTGAACTCGATGACTGGGAGGATGCTGCTGACATGTCTACCCCCAAACTGGAGGTTCATGATAAATCTCAACAAGCTGGTGATGGAAGTGGAAGTACAGCCAAAAAGTATTCACGTGATTTCCTTCTGAAATTTGCAGAGCAGTGCATGGATCTTCCTGAAGGTTTTGAAGTCACCACAGACATTGAATCTTTGATGAGTGCCAATATTGGTAGTTCTCATGTTTTCGAGCGTGATTCACATCCTAGTCCTGGAAGAATTGTAGATAGACCAGGTGGGATGTCTCGGATGGATCGCCGTGGGGATGTGGTAATGGAGGATGACAGATGGAGTAGAGTTTCTGGTGCTTTTCGTTCTGGACGTGGTTTGGATGGCATTGGAGGTAATGTGGGATTCCGATCTGGCCAAGGAGGCAATTTTGGTGTCTTAAGGAACCCTCGTGCACAGACACCACCACAATATGTTGGAGGGATCCTTTCTGGGCCAATGCAATCAGTGGGAAATCATGGTGGAAGAAATAATCCTGATGGGGAGAGGTGGCAGCGTTCTGCTAGCTTCCAGCAGAGGGGTTTAATTCCTTCTCCTACCCAAACTCCTTTACAGATGATGCACAAAGCTGAGAATAAGTATGAGGTGGGTAAAGCAACAGATGTGGAAGAGGTAAAGCAGAGGCAGTTGAAGGCTATCTTGAACAAACTAACTCCGCAGAATTTTGATAGACTTTTTGAACAGGTGAAAGCAGTTAATATTGACAATGCAGTCACCCTCACTGGTGTCATCTCACAAATCTTTGAGAAGGCTCTGATGGAACCTACCTTTTGTGAAATGTATGCCAACTTTTGTTTTCATCTGGCTTCTGAGTTGCCTGATTTTAGTGAGGACAATGAAAAGATAACCTTTAAAAGGTTATTATTAAACAAGTGCCAGGAGGAATTTGAGAGGggtgaaagagaagaagaagaagcaaataaGGCTGATGAGGGTGAGGTTAAGCAGTCTGCTgaggaaagagaagaaagaagagttaAGGCTAGAAGACGCATGTTGGGAAACATCAGATTGATTGGAGAActatacaagaagaaaatgttgACAGAGAGAATAATGCATGAGTGTATCAAGAAGTTACTGGGTCAGTATCAGGATCCAGATGAAGAAGACATTGAAGCTTTGTGCAAGCTGATGAGTACTATTGGGGAGATGATTGACCATCCAAAAGCCAAGGTACATATGGATGCATATTTTGAAAGGATGAAATTATTGTCAAACAACATGAATTTATCTTCTAGGGTGAGGTTCATGTTGAAAGATTCCATTGATTTGAGAAAGAATAAATGGCAACAAAGGAGGAAAGTAGAAGGTCCAAAGAAGATTGAGGAGGTGCACAGGGATGCCGCTCAGGAGAGGCAGGCCCAAGCTGGTAGGCCAGGTCGCGGTCTTGGTAACAATCAATCAGCTAGACGGAATCCCATGGATTTTGGTCCAAGAGGATCTATGCTGTCTTCTCCCAATTCTCAAATGGGTGGATTGCGTGGTCTTCCTACTCAAGTTCGTGGGTATGGTGCTTCTCAGGATGCTCGATTTGAGGAACGACAATCTTATGAGGCTAGGACCTTGTCGGTTCCTTTGCCTCAAAGACCCTTAGGAGATGATTCTATAAACTTGGTACCCCAAGGTGGTCTCGGTAGGGGAATGTCTACGAGAGGATCAACAGCAATTTCCAATTTGCCAATATCTGATGTGCTTCCTGTCCATGGAAACTCTCATAGAATGAATATAGGTCTTAATGGTCACAGCAATTTATCGGAGTGCACACCATATAGCTCAAGGGAGGATCTTGTTTCAAGATATGGTAATGTTAGGTCTTCAGGGCCATCTGCTTATGATCAATCAAGTGCTCCAGAGCGTAATGTAAACCATGATAACAGAGACTGGAGGAGTGCAGATCGGAATCTTGAACCTCCTGCTCATTTGCAAGGGTCAATGGTCTCTCAGAATGCTTCTTCAGAGAAGATTTGGCCAGAAGAACGACTGAGGGACATGTCCTTGTCAGCAATAAGAGAATACTACAG TGCTAGAGATGAGAACGAACTTGCTTTATGTGTCAAAGATTTGAACTCTCCGAGCTTCCATCCTTCCTTGGTTTCTCTCTGGGTCACGGATTCATTTGAGAGAAAGGATGCGGAAAGAGATCTTTTGGCCAAACTACTTGTCAACCTTGTGAAATCTCAGCATGGAACCTTGAATCAAGTTCAGCTCATTAAAGG GTTTGAATCTGCTCTCAGTACATTGGAGGATGCTGTTAATGATGCTCCCAGAGCAGCAGAGTTTCTTGGCCGAATTTTTGCAAAAGCCATAACAGAGAATGTAGTTTCTTTGAAGGAGATTGGGCAGTTAATACATGATGGTGGAGAGGAGCCAGGTAGTCTCTTAGAAGTTGGACTTGCAGCTGATGTTCTTGGAAGCACTTTGGAGGTAATTCAAAGCGAGAAGGGGGACGCGGTTCTAAACGAGATGCGTTCAGACTCTAACTTGAGGTTGGAAACTTTCCGGCAACCTAATGCTAAAACATCAAGGAAGTtggaaaaatttatttag